A genomic region of Trifolium pratense cultivar HEN17-A07 linkage group LG3, ARS_RC_1.1, whole genome shotgun sequence contains the following coding sequences:
- the LOC123916139 gene encoding type IV inositol polyphosphate 5-phosphatase 9-like, translated as MWPTLVANKILKKRLGSTNFIADYPSYDEPLLGFEDIDHSLETIPNHHKENHKYKIFVSTWNIGGIAPEEDLNIDDLLETNNNLCDIYVLGFQEIVPLKASNVLGSENNEISKKWNSIIRKALNKDEKDKVHSESSHDDFQCIISKQMVGIFISVWIRRDIRPFIQHPNVSCIGCGILGCLGNKGSVSVRFQLHETSFCFVCSHLASGGKEGDEKCRNSNVAEIFSRTSFPRGPLFNLPRTILDHDHVVLLGDLNYRISLPEETTRLLVEKREWDSLLENDQLMMELMNGNNLRGWHEGPIKFAPTYKYCPNSDMYYGCCCHGKKIEKRRAPAWCDRIVWYGKGLKQLEYTRSESRLSDHRPVKAIFTAVIKVSSEFKSIQRLSLSERFEQIKTPFEVSTTDEIICRKQSSFHL; from the exons ATGTGGCCTACATTAGTTGCTAATAAGATACTAAAGAAGAGATTAGGAAGCACTAATTTTATAGCAGATTATCCTAGTTATGATGAACCTTTGTTGGGTTTTGAAGACATTGATCATAGTCTTGAAACGATTCCTAATCATCACAAGGAAAACCACAAATACAA GATTTTTGTTAGTACATGGAACATAGGTGGAATTGCACCAGAAGAAGATCTAAATATTGATGATTTGTTGGAGACAAACAATAACTTATGTGACATCTATGTACTTGG GTTTCAAGAAATAGTACCCCTAAAAGCTTCAAATGTATTAGGATCAGAAAACAATGAGATTTCCAAGAAATGGAATTCAATAATCAGAAAAGCTTTGAACAaggatgagaaagataaagttCATAGTGAATCCTCACATGATGATTTCCAATGTATAATTAGCAAGCAAATGGTTGGAATATTCATATCTGTGTGGATAAGAAGAGATATTCGTCCATTCATTCAACATCCAAATGTATCATGCATAGGTTGTGGCATATTGGGATGTTTAGGAAACAAG GGGTCTGTATCAGTGAGATTTCAATTGCATGAAACAAGCTTTTGCTTTGTGTGTAGTCATCTAGCTTCTGGAGGCAAAGAAGGGGATGAGAAGTGTAGAAATTCAAATGTTGCTGAAATTTTTTCTAGGACTAGCTTTCCTAGAGGTCCTTTGTTTAATTTGCCAAGAACTATTCTAGATCATGA TCATGTAGTATTGCTTGGAGATTTAAATTATAGGATTTCTCTACCAGAAGAAACGACACGGTTACTTGTTGAGAAAAGGGAGTGGGATTCCTTATTAGAAAATGATCAG CTAATGATGGAGCTAATGAATGGGAACAATTTAAGAGGATGGCATGAAGGACCAATCAAATTTGCACCTACCTACAAATATTGTCCAAATTCAGACATGTACTATGGATGCTGTTGTCATGGAAAAAAGATTGAAAAGAGGCGAGCACCGGCATG GTGTGATCGAATAGTATGGTATGGAAAGGGTTTGAAGCAACTTGAGTACACAAGGAGTGAATCAAGACTATCAGATCATAGGCCTGTTAAGGCAATTTTTACTGCAGTAATAAAGGTTTCATCAGAATTCAAAAGCATACAAAGATTATCTCTATCAGAAAGATTTGAGCAAATTAAAACTCCTTTTGAAGTTTCTACTACTGATGAAATTATATGTAGAAAACAATCAAGTTTCCATTTGTAA
- the LOC123918447 gene encoding polcalcin Cyn d 7-like, whose protein sequence is MGDKEEVERVFKRFDVNGDGKISLSEFADALKLLGLTSQDEVQRRMAEIDKDGDGSITLDELIEFQSTHPNLMTDIMKKL, encoded by the coding sequence ATGGGTGATAAAGAAGAGGTTGAGCGAGTGTTCAAGCGGTTCGATGTCAACGGCGATGGGAAGATCTCGTTGTCAGAGTTTGCTGATGCTCTCAAATTGTTGGGATTAACTTCTCAGGATGAAGTTCAGCGTCGCATGGCGGAGATTGATAAAGATGGTGATGGATCTATTACTCTTGACGAGTTAATTGAATTTCAAAGTACTCATCCTAACTTGATGACGGATATCATGAAGAAACTCTAA
- the LOC123915933 gene encoding receptor-like protein kinase FERONIA encodes MKLPILVAVAATTSLVAFFIIGFLIFRCLKKPTPRNNKTQEHQNTCLHFSIEEIRTATKNFNDSLIIGNGGFGNVYKGHIERCHAPVAIKRLKPGSDQGAHEFRTEIEMLSRFRHPHLVSLIGYCNEGGEMILVYDFMARGTLRDHIYGSKSPLTWNQRLEICLGAARGIHFLHAGDNDNKRMVIHRDVKSTNILLDENWVAKVSDFGLSKDGPNGSTHVTTDVKGSIGYLDPEYYVSQWLSQKSDVYSFGVVLLEVLCGRAPIKSTVDKREEILVAWFKKCFDEGKVDRTVDPVLKGTIKMKCLMKFVEVALSCLHHHGKQRPLMRDVVMGLECAWNLQHSGAHVKGKGKSEEEKEIGLKEIEGESSSSSKGTTITSTCSEEQQALVMAGVYHESLDIP; translated from the coding sequence ATGAAACTTCCCATTCTTGTTGCTGTCGCAGCAACAACATCACTCGTTGCATTTTTCATCATCGGATTCTTAATCTTCCGGTGTCTAAAAAAACCTACACCAAGAAACAACAAAACTCAAGAACACCAAAACACATGTCTTCACTTTTCCATCGAAGAAATAAGAACCGCCACCAAAAACTTCAACGACAGTTTAATCATCGGCAACGGAGGATTCGGAAACGTTTACAAAGGACACATTGAAAGATGTCACGCGCCGGTTGCCATTAAGCGGCTTAAACCGGGTTCAGATCAAGGCGCACATGAGTTCCGAACCGAAATTGAAATGCTTTCGCGGTTTCGTCACCCTCACTTGGTTTCTCTCATTGGTTACTGTAACGAAGGTGGAGAAATGATTCTTGTTTATGATTTCATGGCGCGTGGTACTTTACGGGATCATATCTACGGTTCTAAAAGCCCGCTAACGTGGAATCAACGGCTTGAAATTTGTCTTGGTGCAGCTCGTGGGATTCACTTTCTCCATGCGGGGGATAATGATAACAAACGGATGGTTATTCACCGGGACGTGAAGAGTACGAATATTCTTTTGGATGAGAATTGGGTTGCGAAGGTTTCGGATTTCGGGTTATCGAAAGATGGGCCGAACGGGTCGACCCATGTTACAACTGATGTGAAAGGTAGTATCGGGTATTTGGATCCTGAATATTATGTGAGTCAATGGTTGAGTCAAAAATCTGACGTGTACTCTTTTGGTGTGGTTTTGTTGGAGGTATTGTGTGGAAGAGCACCTATTAAGAGTACGGTGGACAAGCGTGAGGAGATTTTGGTGGCTTGGTTTAAGAAGTGTTTTGATGAAGGGAAAGTTGATCGAACGGTAGATCCTGTTTTGAAGGGAACGATTAAGATGAAGTGTTTGATGAAATTTGTTGAAGTTGCGTTGAGTTGTTTGCATCATCATGGAAAGCAACGGCCTTTGATGAGAGATGTTGTGATGGGGTTGGAGTGTGCGTGGAATTTGCAACATAGTGGGGCCCATGTTAAGGGAAAGGGAAAGAGTGAGGAGGAGAAGGAAATTGGGTTGAAGGAAATTGAGGGTGAGAGTAGTAGTAGTAGCAAGGGCACGACAATAACATCAACATGCAGTGAGGAGCAGCAAGCTTTGGTGATGGCTGGGGTGTACCATGAGAGCTTGGATATCCCATAG
- the LOC123915934 gene encoding homoserine kinase-like, producing MAAAAKAWFSNSPASLNSKGPPACPTQNRAAATFTIRCNAQKPVTLTFTKTEHEPQAIYSSVKTFAPATVANLGPGFDFLGCAVDGIGDTVSLKVDPDVHPGQICISDISGQTPNIHKLSKNPLWNCAGIAAIEAMKMLGIRSVGLSLSLEKGLPLGSGLGSSAASAAAAAVAVNEIFGKRLGYDELVHACLKSEEKVSGYHADNVAPSIMGGFVLIRNYKPLELVRLKFPSEKELYFVLVTPEFEAPTKKMRAALPLEIEMSHHVWNCSQAGALVAGVLQGDLLMLGKALSSDKIVEPTRAPLIPGMDAVKKAAIEAGAFGCTISGAGPTAVAITDDEQKGHLIGQQMVQAFQKEGNLNAAANVKQLDRLGARLISSVLSN from the coding sequence ATGGCCGCTGCTGCAAAAGCATGGTTCTCCAACTCTCCTGCTTCACTCAATTCCAAAGGACCACCCGCCTGCCCCACCCAAAATAGAGCAGCAGCAACTTTTACAATCAGATGCAATGCTCAGAAGCCTGTCACACTTACTTTTACAAAAACCGAACATGAGCCACAGGCGATCTATTCATCAGTCAAGACATTTGCTCCGGCCACCGTCGCCAATCTAGGACCCGGCTTCGATTTTCTTGGTTGTGCTGTCGATGGTATTGGTGACACTGTCTCGCTCAAGGTGGACCCTGATGTTCACCCTGGCCAGATATGTATCTCAGATATTTCAGGTCAAACCCCTAACATCCACAAGCTCAGCAAAAACCCTCTTTGGAATTGTGCCGGTATTGCTGCCATCGAAGCCATGAAAATGCTTGGCATTCGATCTGTTGGTCTTTCGCTTTCCCTCGAGAAGGGTTTACCTTTAGGAAGTGGATTGGGATCCAGTGCAGCTAGTGCAGCTGCAGCTGCTGTTGCTGTCAATGAAATATTTGGGAAGAGATTGGGCTATGATGAGCTTGTTCATGCGTGCTTGAAATCGGAGGAAAAGGTATCTGGTTACCACGCGGACAATGTTGCGCCGTCGATCATGGGGGGTTTTGTTCTTATTCGCAATTACAAGCCGTTGGAATTGGTGCGGTTGAAGTTCCCTTCCGAAAAAGAGCTCTATTTTGTACTGGTCACACCTGAATTCGAAGCTCCGACAAAGAAGATGAGAGCTGCACTGCCTTTGGAGATAGAGATGTCACACCATGTGTGGAATTGTAGCCAGGCTGGTGCGCTTGTGGCGGGAGTGTTGCAAGGGGATTTGTTGATGTTGGGGAAAGCATTGTCGTCCGATAAGATTGTGGAACCCACGCGTGCACCGTTGATTCCTGGAATGGATGCTGTCAAGAAGGCTGCCATTGAAGCTGGAGCTTTTGGGTGCACCATCAGTGGTGCTGGACCTACTGCTGTTGCTATCACGGATGATGAGCAAAAGGGACACCTCATTGGCCAACAAATGGTTCAAGCTTTTCAAAAAGAAGGAAACTTGAATGCTGCTGCTAATGTCAAGCAGCTCGATCGCCTTGGTGCTAGGCTTATTAGTAGCGTTCTTTCAAATTGA